Proteins found in one Brevibacillus brevis genomic segment:
- a CDS encoding glutathione ABC transporter substrate-binding protein has translation MNTQTFLHRRIGLLLAAIMVMAGCSFGQESPHNNQIVPTPQNVVEGGTLIIARMSDAANLDPHFILTINEASVVQGKVYEGLVKRDRNMNIQPQLATAWEQIDDLTWEFTLRQGVVFHDGTPFHAEAVKKTFDRVLDPAVASPRAAMFDKIKQVRVINPYKVQFILHKPFAPLLSILASHEGSIISPTAIDKYGRELSQHPVGTGPYRFQSWEHGSQITLSKNQSYWGEAATLDHVIFKVVPDDAARIAMVENGEAHVAESIPVMELDRIQASNQMRVYRSDALGTEFIGFNVSRPPLNDLRVRKAISMAIETGAIIKGVYNNVGTKANSPIGPHVFGYSPTVKSYPYDINQARRLLAEAGYPNGFPIQMITYNRRDRILVAQVIRSQLKGIGIDAELKVVSYDEFVRTIEQTKGHEIFVSGWANATGDADYNQYNLFHTSGGGAGNSFQYSNPGLDRLIEAGRSETDPGKRLAIYAKAQEVELQDALVVPIRNLENLAVISNHIQGFSISPAGYLNLDQVVISQ, from the coding sequence ATGAACACACAGACATTCTTACACAGAAGAATTGGACTGTTACTCGCAGCAATCATGGTTATGGCAGGCTGTTCTTTCGGTCAGGAGTCGCCTCACAACAATCAAATCGTACCGACACCCCAAAATGTTGTCGAGGGTGGGACGTTAATCATTGCACGAATGTCAGATGCGGCAAATCTCGATCCTCATTTTATTTTGACAATCAATGAGGCGAGTGTCGTCCAAGGAAAAGTGTATGAAGGGCTCGTCAAACGAGATCGGAACATGAACATTCAGCCACAGCTGGCAACGGCATGGGAACAAATCGACGATCTTACTTGGGAGTTTACTCTCCGACAAGGCGTTGTTTTTCACGATGGGACACCCTTTCATGCAGAGGCAGTCAAGAAAACATTTGATCGCGTATTAGACCCGGCGGTGGCTTCTCCCCGAGCAGCCATGTTCGATAAAATAAAGCAGGTAAGAGTCATCAATCCGTACAAAGTGCAATTTATTCTTCACAAGCCATTTGCGCCATTGCTTTCTATTTTGGCCAGTCACGAGGGGAGCATCATTAGCCCTACGGCAATCGATAAATACGGGCGGGAATTATCGCAGCACCCGGTTGGTACTGGCCCTTATCGGTTCCAATCATGGGAGCATGGCAGTCAAATCACGTTGAGCAAAAACCAGTCCTACTGGGGCGAGGCAGCCACGCTTGATCATGTCATTTTCAAGGTTGTTCCCGATGATGCGGCTCGCATTGCGATGGTCGAGAATGGAGAAGCACATGTGGCAGAGTCGATCCCTGTCATGGAGCTGGATCGAATTCAAGCATCCAACCAGATGCGTGTCTACCGCAGTGATGCGCTTGGGACGGAGTTTATCGGGTTTAATGTATCACGGCCACCACTGAATGATCTCCGTGTGAGGAAAGCCATCAGTATGGCGATCGAGACGGGAGCGATCATTAAAGGGGTGTATAACAATGTGGGAACAAAGGCGAATTCACCGATTGGACCGCATGTGTTCGGTTACAGTCCAACTGTGAAAAGCTACCCGTACGACATCAACCAAGCGCGTCGGTTGCTCGCAGAGGCGGGCTATCCAAATGGTTTTCCCATTCAAATGATTACCTACAACAGACGGGATCGAATTTTGGTTGCCCAAGTGATACGGTCGCAGTTAAAAGGAATCGGCATCGACGCGGAGCTAAAAGTCGTCAGCTACGATGAATTTGTCCGAACGATTGAGCAAACGAAGGGTCATGAGATTTTTGTCAGTGGCTGGGCAAATGCAACCGGAGATGCCGACTATAATCAGTACAATTTGTTCCATACATCAGGCGGTGGGGCAGGCAACAGCTTTCAATACAGCAATCCCGGGCTGGATCGTCTCATCGAGGCTGGTCGTAGCGAAACAGATCCTGGAAAAAGACTCGCTATCTACGCAAAAGCACAAGAAGTGGAGCTGCAAGATGCTTTGGTTGTTCCGATTCGCAATTTGGAGAATTTGGCTGTGATTAGCAACCATATTCAGGGCTTCTCCATCAGTCCG
- the msrA gene encoding peptide-methionine (S)-S-oxide reductase MsrA has protein sequence MNSDTHPFEIATFAGGCFWCMVSPFDKMPGIQKVVSGYTGGHVENPTYEQVCSDTTGHYEAVQITYDPSLISYEELLQMFWRQIDPTDAGGQFGDRGQSYAPAIFYHNEEQERLAQKSKQELDASGRFPKPIATLILPAKPFYPAEEYHQDYYKKNPVRYQYYRAASGRAKFTKEAWRDRSKQEELKKILTPLQYEVTQNNGTERPFTNEFWDHKEEGIYVDIVSNEPLFSSLDKFDSGCGWPSFTKPLQEENVTEHVDLTHNMIRTEVRSKEADSHLGHVFEDGPGENGLRYCINSAALRFIPKDRLEEEGFGEYKRLFEKE, from the coding sequence GTGAACAGCGATACACATCCATTCGAAATCGCAACCTTTGCAGGCGGATGCTTCTGGTGCATGGTCAGTCCGTTTGACAAGATGCCAGGCATTCAAAAAGTCGTCTCCGGCTATACAGGCGGTCATGTCGAAAACCCTACCTATGAACAGGTATGCTCTGATACGACGGGACACTATGAAGCCGTCCAAATCACCTATGATCCGTCGCTCATCTCCTATGAGGAATTGCTGCAAATGTTTTGGAGGCAAATCGACCCGACTGACGCTGGTGGTCAATTCGGTGATCGAGGTCAATCGTATGCGCCAGCGATCTTCTATCATAATGAAGAGCAAGAAAGGCTTGCGCAAAAATCCAAGCAAGAGCTGGATGCGAGCGGTCGTTTCCCGAAGCCCATTGCAACGCTGATTTTGCCAGCCAAGCCGTTCTATCCGGCGGAGGAATATCATCAGGACTACTATAAGAAAAATCCGGTCCGCTACCAATACTACCGTGCGGCATCAGGCAGAGCGAAATTCACCAAGGAAGCGTGGCGCGACCGATCGAAGCAAGAAGAGTTGAAAAAAATCTTGACTCCGCTTCAGTACGAAGTGACGCAAAATAACGGGACAGAACGTCCTTTTACGAATGAATTCTGGGATCACAAGGAAGAGGGCATCTACGTAGACATCGTCTCCAACGAGCCTTTGTTCAGTTCCTTGGACAAATTCGATTCTGGCTGCGGATGGCCATCCTTTACCAAGCCCTTGCAAGAGGAAAACGTAACCGAGCATGTGGATTTGACCCATAATATGATTCGTACAGAGGTTCGCAGCAAAGAGGCAGATTCTCATCTCGGCCACGTTTTCGAGGACGGTCCTGGGGAAAATGGTTTGCGCTACTGCATCAATTCAGCTGCATTGCGCTTCATTCCGAAGGATCGTTTGGAGGAAGAAGGGTTCGGGGAGTATAAGCGATTATTTGAAAAAGAATAG